The sequence TTGATTACATAAGGCGTTCATGCAGATTCGTGGCTGAGAACTCGGAATTTGTGCATATCAGGCATGATAAAATCGATGAATATGCAATGAGGCTTGCGAGAACCAGACCTGACAAGCCGCAGATGGATATAAACTGCCATTATATCGGACATGGCGATGATACGGTTGCTTTTTTTGTAATACTCAATTCGATAAATTTCGGCTCGGGTTATTTCCCGTATTTGAAAAAAAGGCCCGGCATGTCCGGATATTATACGATTGCATCGGAATTGAATGACTTTTTTAAAAAAGCCCCGCTCAGGGCAGGGGACCTGCTGAATATAACACCGGGTGATTGTGCGGCGATGCTGGGACAGGATGCTGATAATCACATTGTACGCGAACTGATGGAGCTTTATGCCATTTCCCTGAAAGATCTGGCCAATTATGTAAAAGAAAACTATGATTCAAGCTTTACAAAAATGATAGAGGCTTCCGCTTGCTCGTCCGAGAGGCTGGTTGAAATCATCTCGGGGATGCCTTTCTTTAAGGATACGGCGGAATACAAAGGTACACAGGTCGCTTTCTTCAAGAGGGCGCAGATACTTTCACTTGATCTTAATATAGCATTTGACGGACAGGGCATCGGGAGGTTCGATGATCTCTATAAGCTGACAATGTTTGCAGATAACCTTGTACCGCATGTACTCAGGCTCGACGGGATACTCGAATATGAAGACAGTCTGGCTGAGAAAATTGACAGTTCTGAACTTATATCATCAGGTTCCCCCGAAGAGGTTGAAATAAGGGCTTGCGCCGTCGATGCCGTTGAAAGGATCTCACAGTTGATGGGTGGGTATTCAAAGGGTGCAACACCTGCAGTTGTTGACAATATTCTCTGGCATAGGGGGCAGCAGTCCTATTATAAAAAGGCAAAACCAAGACACAGGACCCGTACGGTGTTTTACTGAATTTTCCGGGCAGTTATTAAACTATATGAATCTGAAAAAAAACCTGCTGTTCCTGATATTTTATCTTGTGTTGTCCGGACAGGTACTGGCATCGGAGAAGATTCTGGCAGTTGGGATATGCGGAAAAAAGCCTGATATGGACAGTATCCTTTCATGCAAAACCCGGGCTGAAAAAATTCTTGCCGGTACGGTCTTCAATTCGCTTTTCAAATATTCTCCCGGAAGTCCGAATTCAATCGAAGCTGAACTTGCCGAAAGCATACCAAAGCCCAGAATGTTGAACAGCAGGCAATACTGGACAGTGACAATTAAAAAAAATGTGAAATTTCACAGATTATCAGGTGGACAGGATTATGAACTTGAGGCTGAGGATGTCGCATTCTCTCTCGAGTTGCTTGCAGGTTCGGATGACAGCAGGCTTCTTTCCGGCATCGAGATACGCAAAGAATCAAGGTATGAAATAACCCTTATACTTGATAAGCCTCTTTCCCCGGATTTCTTTTTACCGATGCTTACCGGTTACAACGGGGTCTATATATTCAGCAGAAAAATTTTTGAAGGGAAAGGCATGTTTTCAGGGACCGGACCGTTTATGGTTGCCTCCGGTATCGGAGAAGACAGCCTGTACCTGCGGGTGAACAAGTCCTATTTCAAGGGGATGCCGGTTATTGACAGTGTCAGATTTGTTTTTGGTCCCGACATATCAAAGATGGAACATTCATTGTCAGAGGGCTATCTGGACGTATTGATACCGGCGGATGATTTTTCAGACAAGATAGATGACAAAGGCAATGACAACTTTAAACGGCTGTATTTCCGTAACGGCTGGTTAATCTATCTCGGCTTTAATATCGAAGCAGGCCCCTTTAATGATAAGGGGCTTAGAAAGATAACAGCAGAAAATATTGACAGGGATGCCTTCTGTTCAAACATAGACGGATGCGAGAGTTTGTATGGTCTGTGTCCCCTAATCACTACAGCCGGTTTGACCCGGGATGAAATTATCAGGCTCGGTCTTGATTACGGGCTCAGTGACAGTTCACGTAAAGCTCTTCCTGTAAACACTGGTGAACAGGTTGTCTTATGTGTTAAGAGCAGGGAAATTCCTGATGAAATAATTCATAAATTACGGGATATACTGAAAAAAATGGGATTCAATTTATCAGCAGATGATCCGGAAGACGTCATTACAACATGCCGTGATGATGCTTGTGATCTTAAATTGCTGTCTTTCGAAACTACCGGTAGTATCCAGAAATTGCTGGGTATCTTGATGACTGAGAATGGAATCGATAAGAAATACAAATATCTTGTTGAAGCATCGGAAAGAATAACCTCCAACGCCAGGCAGACAGATTTATTAAAACACATTCAAATAAAAATACTGGCTGATATCGATATCCTGCCTCTCGTATTCATAAGGGAATATGCCGTGTTAAAGAAAGATATCGATCTTGGTTATGATTGCACGTCTCAGCCGTTTTTCATTGTGATGGAAAAAACGCGAATTGCAAATTCAGGCAATCAATAGGGCAGGGGTATCAATGTGGACGTAAGAACAAAAATATGATAGCTCCCTGATTTGAAAGTAACCGTGAAAATCTATCCTTAAGGAGGGAATCATGAAAATCTTCAAATCGTTTTTATTGTTCATGCTTGCAGGTTTGATTATATCAGGCTCTGCGTTTTCGGCAGAGCAGTTGAAGATTACGGTATTCACCGATGCCACATGGCCGCCGATGGAAATGGTTGACAAGAACAAGAATATTGTCGGATTTGAGATAGACCTGTTCAATGCGATAGCAAAAGAAGCAGGATTCATACCCGAGTATAAAAATACTGCATGGGACGGAATATTTGCCGCAATGAAGGGCAACAGGTACCCCAATGCCTGCGCGCTTTCCTCGATAACCATTACCGAAGAAAGAAAAAAGACATATGACTTCTCCGATCCGTATCTTAACGTAAATCAGGTTCTGGTCATTCCCAAGGCATTGAACGTCAAATCCATGAATGACATGAAAGGAAAGAAGGTCGGCGCTCAGATCAGCACCACAGGCGCCATGGAGTTGAAGAAGGCCCAGGGTGTTGTAACAAAGACATATGATGAAATAGGGCTAGCATTTGCGGATATGGCCGCCGGCAGGATTGACGGTGTTATGTGCGACACTCCGGTTGCAAGAGATTATGCCCTCCACAAGGCCGAGTACAAGGAAAAATTCAAGATAGGTCTGGAAATACCGACAAACGAACAACTCGGTGTAATGATCAAGAAGGGCGACAAGAAGATTCTGGATCTCGTTAACAAGGGACTCAAGGCTGTCAAGGAAAAAGGCATAGACAAGCAGATTGAAAAGAAGTGGCTGTAAATCCTAAGCAACAGAAAGATCAGCCTGTCCAGGTGATAGAGGTCGGGGATGGCGTAGCCATCCCCGTGAAATCGGACGCGGGACTGTTTACTGCCTGGAGGGTTGCGTTCTTCGGTGCCATAGCAGCATTCATAGCCCTTATAATCTTCAAGCCGGATCCATACCTCAGTATAATAAGGTTTGTTCCAGACGGCATACTGATTACATTTCAGGTTACGGTCGAATCGATACTTCTGGCGCTAGTAATAGGTTTGTTTACCGGGCTGGGCCGGATATCAAAAAACAGATATATCAATGGCATTGCATCGCTGTATGTCGAGGTCATCAGAGGGATACCGCTGCTTGTTCAGCTCTTTTACATCTATTATGCGCTGGCCAAATTCGTCAACATCCCTGACATGTTAAGCGCCGTTATCGCTATGGCTGTCTGCTATGGCGCATATATGGGTGAGGTTTTCAGGGCTGGCATCCAGGCGATTTCCAAAGGTCAGATGGAAGCTGCCCGTTCGTTGGGCATGACATCGACTCAGGCAATGATACATGTAATACTTCCGCAGGCGATAAGGACTATTCTTCCGCCGGTAGGTAATGAATTCGTGGCGCTGCTGAAAGACTCGTCGCTTGTCTCCATCCTTGCGGTTTCCGATCTCTTGAGGAGGGGAAGAGAATATGCATCGGAGACATTCACCTATTTCGAGACATATACGGTCATCGCACTGGTCTATCTGATGATCACGCTGTTCTTCTCAAAACTCATTAGCATCATGGAGGAAAGGGTAAATGCCGGAAAGTAGCAGGCGCAAAATGGTCGAGATAAAAAGCGTAAGCAAGTTCTTCGGAACATTGAAGGCGCTCGACAACGTATCCATGGATGTCTATGACGGTGAAAAAGTGGTCATTTTAGGCCCAAGCGGAAGCGGAAAAAGTACGCTTCTGAGATCCATCAACAAGCTCGAGGAGATAGACAGGGGAAGCATCCTTGTCGATGGATTTGATCTGTATGATAAGAAAACAGACATAAATAAGGTAAGGGAAGAGGTCGGGATGGTTTTCCAGGCCTTCAATGTTTTTCCACACAAAACGGTTCTGGGAAATCTTACCCTTTCACAGACCGTAGTCAGAAAGCGTACAAAAGACGAGGCAAAAAGGATTGCTGAAGAACTTCTGAAGAAGGTCGGTATACTTGAAAAGGCGGATATTTATCCGACAAAACTTTCAGGCGGCCAGCAGCAGAGGGTTGCTATTGCAAGGGCTCTGGCCATGCAGCCTAAGCTCATGCTTTTTGACGAACCGACATCGGCACTGGACCCGGAAATGATAGGCGAGGTTCTTGACGTCATGGTCAGGCTTGCCAGGGAGGGTATGACCATGATCGTTGTGACCCATGAAATGGGTTTTGCCCGGGAGGTGGCTGACAGGGTGGTGTTCATGGATGAGGGCAGGATTCTCGAAGAGGCCAGTCCAGAGCATTTCTTCAAAAACCCGGTGCATGAAAGGGCCAAGCAGTTCCTGAGCCAGATCCTTTGAGGTCCAAACCGATTGACAACTATTTAATCTATATGTAAAAGACTCAACGCATGCCAGCGTAGCTCAGTGGTAGAGCAGCTGATTCGTAATCAGCAGGTCAAGGGTTCAACCCCCTTCGCTGGCTTTGGTTATTAATCCAATTAAAACCGTTTGTGTGATTTCCAGTCTGCCGTCAGGAATATGAATCCCGTTAAACAAATTAAATCGAAAAACCGATGAAGTAATAAGATCATCTGTTTATTGCTGTAACTGATGCTAAAAAAATCAGTATAGGAATAAAATGAATAAAGCGGGGTTTACATGAACATTAGTTTTTTTCCCAGGGTCTTGAAATTCTTTGATCTGTTTGAGAAACAGAGCAGCCTGGTCAAAGAGGCGGCCGTCATACTTGCCGAAATATGCAGCGATTTCAAAGAGGTCTCAGCCAAATGCCAGAGAATCAATCAGCTGGAAACTGAAGGCGACAAACTCTCAAGGAACATATCAACACAGCTTTCCCTTACCTTCATTACTCCTCTTGACCGGGAAGATATCCACGCCATAAATATGGGACTGGAAGATATACTTAATATGATCAGGGCCATTGCCTCACGCATAGGTCTGTACCAGTTTACAACTGCCATGGAGCCTGCTGCGGCCGATCTGACCGGCAGCCTGCAGGTAATTGTCGAGGAAATCGACAGGATGATCAGAAACCTGAGCAGCAGGAATGAGGTTGAAGAGCATTCCAGGACCGTCCACCGCATAAAGAACGAGTCGGAGCTGCATCTGCTACTGGCTCTTGGCTCGCTCTATGAAAGCAAGCCGTCCGCCAGCGAAGAGCTTTTGCATGTTATCATGTGGACGCAGATCTACGACCGCATAGAGCAGGCCCTGGAAAAGGCAGAGGCACTTGCCAATATAATCGAAGGAATCAGTATAAAAAATGCCTGACCTTCCTGTTCTGCTTGTCATTATTATCTCGGTTGCACTTATCTTTGATTATACCAACGGGGCGCATGACAGTGCCAATGCGATTGCATCGGTTATCTCGACAAGGGTTTTGACACCGAAGATTGCAGTCATCATGACAGGCATTCTCAATTTTGCCGGGGCCTTTCTGGGAACCCATGTTGCCGAGACCATAGGCAAGGGCATCATAAGGCCGGAGCTGATATCCGGCTGTCATTCTCTGCTGCTGGCTGCGCTGCTGGGTGCGATCTCCTGGAATGTAATAACCCTGACCATCGGCCTGCCGTCGTCTTCTTCACATGCACTGATCGGGGGCCTCATAGGTGCTGGCATCGTGAACAGCGGATGGAAATCGCTTGAATATCACTCCATACTCACCAAGGTGGTCATCCCTCTATTTCTTTCTCCACTGAGCGGTTTTGTCGCCGGTTACCTCTTCATGCTGGGCCTTGCGTGGCTGACTTTCCGGGTACGCTACAAGACGGCCAATAAAGCCTTTCAAAAGCTCCAGATGCTTGCCGCCGGGTGGATGGCGCTGAGCCATGGTATGAACGATGCCCAGAAAACCATGGGAATTATAGCCCTCGCCCTTGTAGTGTTCCATAAAATTCCTCAGCTGTACGTTCCGGTATGGGTTAAAGTCGCCTGTGCATCGGTCATCATGATGGGGACGATCAATGGCGGCTGGAAGATCATAAAGACCATGGGGCAGAAAATCTTCAAAATGCAGCCTGTCCATGGATTTGCCGCACAAAGTGCCACGGCCGGAGTCATTATGACCGCGTCTCTGCTCGGGGCACCAGTAAGTACAACCCAGGTCATTTCTTCTTCGGTGCTGGGAGTCGGTGCATCCAAAAGAATTTCAGCCGTCCGCTGGGGTGTGGCCGGGAGTATTGCGCTTTCCTGGTTTGTGACTATTCCTGCCGCGGCGGTAGTGGGGGCACTGTGCATGTTCTTGTGCCGGTTGATCGGACTGGCATGAAGGAAAAGAACAAGAGGATACAGGCTGACCTGAACCGGTATATCTTCACGCATTCCTGAATCATTGCCACAATCAACGGATTGCTGTAATATATAATTGTTCATTCATGTCCTGATAGAAAATAATCTCTTAAGAGGAGGTTTTTATGAATAAACGGTACAGAGGTATTACCGGCAATGTATTGATGAGGGTTTTACTGAGCGGTTTACTGTTTGGGGCTTCTGTCTTCATGGTCTTTGGCACTGCAGCGGCTGATCCACCGACACATCTGACAATAATGCATACCAACGACCTTCATTCCCACTTTGTAGGAATCGGGCCCGAAGCCGATTACACACCGTTGTCAATAAATGACGACAATACTATTGGAGGCTTTGCACGCATCGCCACAAAGGTCAAGGACATCCGTGCCGGGCGTCTGTTGGAAGGTACTCCAACCCTGCTCGTTGATGCAGGCGACTTCATGATGGGTACAGCATTCACCCTGCAGCGCGGTACATCGGAATTGACGCTCATGGACATGCTTGGATACGACGTGCTAACGATAGGCAACCACGAATTCGACTGGACGCCAACCGAAACGGCAAAAATATACGGACTTATTCCAAGTCTTGGCCTCAATATGAAAGTGGTGGCCTCGAACCTTATCTTCTCAGATACCAGCCCCAAGGATGATGCCCTTCAAGCCCTGTTTGGCATAGGCAATGTGATCCAGCCTTATTACATCAAAGATGTAAACGGGCTCAAAGTCGGCTTCTTCGGTCTGATGGGCAAAGACGCCGCCAGCGTGGCCCCGTTTGCATCACCTGTTGATTTTGATGTTCCGGCCACTGCGGCCCAGGCGGCGGTAACAGCACTGAAGGCCGAAGGCGCTCGGCTGATTGTATGCCTGTCACATTCCGGTCTTGAAGAAGACTCTGCACTGGCACTGGCGGTTCCCGGAATAGATGTGATCATAAGCGGCCATACCCATGAGAGGTCCGAAACCCCCATCATGTCAGGGAATACCATTATCGTACAGGCAGGCTCCAACGGGCGTTATCTGGGCGTGCTTGACCTTGACCTCACACAAACCGCGCCGTATTTCTCATCGTATGAACTTGTGCCTATCAATGACTCGATACCCGGTGATGAGGTCATTGTAGATGCTACAAACAGCCTCAAGCTGGAAATAAACGATATCCTTTCCGGGGTACTCGGATATCCGTACACCTTTGACGGGATTGTAGCAGAAACCGCCTATGACCTCATATGTACAGCTGGAGAGGAAACCAATCTAGGAAATCTAGTGGCAGACTCCATGCGCTGGATGGTCGATCAGGTGGATTATGACCCGGCCGATCCTGAATCACGCAAGGTTGACCTCGCAGTGGAATCCAACGGCGTCATTCGCGACGATATTCTGAAAGGAACGACAGGTCTTATCAGTTTCTCTGACGCCTTCAGGGTACTTCCTCTGGGGTTCGGCCTTGAGAAAGATATTAACGGTGATCCTTTCGTCGGCTATCCGATGGTGACTTTCTATGTGACCGCCTCTGAAATCAGAAAGGCGCTCGAAGTTATTACGACCGTTTACCCTCTAAAGGGAAATAACAGCGACTACTGGCTCAATGTAAGCGGGCTCAAATTCGAATATAACCCCAAACTCCTGCTGTTCTACCGGGTCCGAAAGATATATATGGGCGACGAGACGAATGGTTACGATACAAAACCCCTGAATACCACTTTTACGAACAAGAAACTCTACAAGATTGCAATCAACTATTATGTTGCACAGTTTATAGCGGTCATCGGCGACTACACCTACGGGTTCCTTAAAATTGTTCCCAAGGACAAGAACGGTGTAAGTTATCTTGACAAAACCGCGCATCCGGAAGGACTGAACGAGGCGCGTGTTGATAAGGACCCCCTGACACCAGGTGTGCAGGAACTTCAGCAATGGGAAGGATTCATGAGATATCTCGAATCATTTGATGACATCAGGGGCCAGAGCTATCCAGATGTCCCTGACCTGTATAAGGGCCCGACGGGCAGAATCAAACAGACAAACTGTTTTATAAGCACTGCAAACCTTTAGATTTAAGAATATTAAATTCATATCCCGCATCTTCCCCGGATCAGGGAGGATGCGGGAATCGCTCTTTAAATGCCCGGCAGTATGCAGTATTCGCTGTACCAGTACATGATGCAAGCTGGCAGTTATTCTCTTGACGTTGCAGGCATTCTTCCGTAGGTTTTTATCCGGAGGTGGATATGCAGGGGGAAAATAAAAAATTCATATACAATCCGATAGTAATAATGTCGATAGTTGTGTTCATTGTGGGATTCGGCCTTGGCTTCTATATCTGGGGCTATCATAAGGAGAAAGAAAAGGATTACAAGGCGATGCTCAAGGATATCATCAGCTATATCGACGGCATGGAACGCCTTAATGCAGATCTGACAAAAGAAGTGGAGGGCCTGAAAAAGGATAACAGCATGCTGAAGAGCCCCTCAAATGCCCAGCTTGTCGCCCTTCAGTCAAAGATTGAGTCGCTTCAGAATGAAAATACGAGTCTGAGGTCAATGGCCGGACAAAGCCAGTATCTTATCCAGGAAAATGCAAGGCTCAATTCCGAAATCCAGATGCTTAGATCCAGACTAGGTGTTTCATCGACACCGGACGCTCAACAGCAGGGTTTGAATAATGTGACGCCGGTTCCGGGAGGACAGAAAGTAAACAAGTAGCGTTAGTACTGATCGATCACTTTGATAAAAGATTCTGCAAGATAAGGATCGAATTGAGCTCCTTTACATCTGTTTATTTCTATGATGGCCTCTTTTGTGCTGAGGGCTCTGCGGTACGGTCTTTCAGAAGTCATTGCATCGAATGTATCTGCCAGGGCTATGATTCTTGAAAGCAGTGGAATTTCATCGCCTTTGAGTCCTGACGGATATCCTTTACCGTCATATCGCTCATGATGATGTCTTATTATTTCTGTCTCTCGATGCATTATGGAAATCGATTTAAGAATATCTGCACCTATGTCAGGATGTTTTTTGATTATGGCAAATTCTTCATCTGTTAACGATGTGGGCTTTAAAAGTATGTTATCAGGAATTCCAACCTTTCCTATGTCATGGAGTTTTGATGAAATGTAAAGTATGTCCCTGTCTATCTCACCCAGGCCCAGATAATCCGCCTGCATTATTGAAATTGATGTCACCCTTGTCGAATGCTGGGATGTGTAAGGGTCTCTGGCATCCATAATCTTTGCCATGCCATAAAGTGTAGAGAGGATGCTTTCATAAAGTTCCTGGTAAAGAACCACGTTTTCCATTCTTTCCGCAGTCCTTTGCAGCAGATACAATATCTTCTGTTCATTATCGGAAGAAAGCATGACATGGGTTTTAATGCTCAATACCCCGAATATCTGGTTTTCAATTATAAGAGGAAAGAAAGTATTAATGCCTCTTGAACTGTTCCATGTGCATTCTTTTCTTAAAACGTGTCCTTTAAGGAAGTTATCGTCAAAATAAATATCTCCTTCAGGTGTTGCGAGCGATCCTTCACGCTGGTTTGCCGGGAGAAAACTGACCTGCGAATCAGAAAGCAATTCTCTGGCAAGATCGATAATTGCATTAATAATCTCATGCACACCCTTGAGCCTTGTGATCCTGTAGGACATGTTCTGAAGAGAATTTATCTCCTGGGATTTGTCTTCTATCTGTTCCGTCAGATTATCAATCATACGGTGGAATTGCAGTTCTTCCGAGAAGCGCCTGTTCTCTTCAAGTATTAACTTTTCCCGCTTGACCTTGTTAATTATGTACTGAATCTGTTTTACTTTGAATGGCTTGGTGATGAAATCCGATGCACCCTGCTTCATCGCTTCGATGGCCATTTCAATAGAGGCATGTCCTGTTATTACTATGACAGGCAGGCTTACATCTTTCTCCTTGACTTTCTTCAGCAGTTCAATGCCTGTCATGTTGGGCATCATGATATCGGTCAGCACACATAGCAGCCCTCCGGAGTCCAGAAGGGCACACGCTTCCTTACCGTCTCTGGCCGAAAGTATTTCGAACCCCTGCTCGGACAGCATTTCAGTGAGCGTATCCAGGATTCCGGGATCGTCATCAACGATTAGAATTCTTTCGTTATTGTCCTGTTTGTTATCATTCGTTGACACTGATGTATCAGCCATGATTAAGAACCTTCTTTTAAAAGTTATAGTGCTATCCTGGCAGGCAAAGTATTTATCGAAAGAAATATGGATATACTTTAAAGATTTATTTGCGTTGAATGGATTTGAGATTTTCTATACCCGCACTGTGCTCACTGTAGGTACGTGAAAACTGATGGTGCCCGTTTCCTTTTGAAACAAAAAATAAATAATTTGTTTCATCTGGCCAGAGGGCGGCCTTGATGGAACTCTGGCTGGGGCTGCAGATCGGCCCCGGAGGCAAGCCCGGATGAAGATAGGTGTTGTAGGGAGTGCTTCTCCTTAAATCATAGGGTTCTATCTCTCTTCTGAAACCCGGAATGCCATAGATGGCGGTCGGGTCTGACTGCAGCTTCATTCCCATACGGAGCCTGTTGTGAAATACGGATGAAATGATTGGC is a genomic window of Desulfomonilia bacterium containing:
- a CDS encoding HD domain-containing phosphohydrolase — protein: MADTSVSTNDNKQDNNERILIVDDDPGILDTLTEMLSEQGFEILSARDGKEACALLDSGGLLCVLTDIMMPNMTGIELLKKVKEKDVSLPVIVITGHASIEMAIEAMKQGASDFITKPFKVKQIQYIINKVKREKLILEENRRFSEELQFHRMIDNLTEQIEDKSQEINSLQNMSYRITRLKGVHEIINAIIDLARELLSDSQVSFLPANQREGSLATPEGDIYFDDNFLKGHVLRKECTWNSSRGINTFFPLIIENQIFGVLSIKTHVMLSSDNEQKILYLLQRTAERMENVVLYQELYESILSTLYGMAKIMDARDPYTSQHSTRVTSISIMQADYLGLGEIDRDILYISSKLHDIGKVGIPDNILLKPTSLTDEEFAIIKKHPDIGADILKSISIMHRETEIIRHHHERYDGKGYPSGLKGDEIPLLSRIIALADTFDAMTSERPYRRALSTKEAIIEINRCKGAQFDPYLAESFIKVIDQY
- a CDS encoding queuosine salvage family protein, whose protein sequence is MWTFDYIRRSCRFVAENSEFVHIRHDKIDEYAMRLARTRPDKPQMDINCHYIGHGDDTVAFFVILNSINFGSGYFPYLKKRPGMSGYYTIASELNDFFKKAPLRAGDLLNITPGDCAAMLGQDADNHIVRELMELYAISLKDLANYVKENYDSSFTKMIEASACSSERLVEIISGMPFFKDTAEYKGTQVAFFKRAQILSLDLNIAFDGQGIGRFDDLYKLTMFADNLVPHVLRLDGILEYEDSLAEKIDSSELISSGSPEEVEIRACAVDAVERISQLMGGYSKGATPAVVDNILWHRGQQSYYKKAKPRHRTRTVFY
- a CDS encoding amino acid ABC transporter ATP-binding protein encodes the protein MPESSRRKMVEIKSVSKFFGTLKALDNVSMDVYDGEKVVILGPSGSGKSTLLRSINKLEEIDRGSILVDGFDLYDKKTDINKVREEVGMVFQAFNVFPHKTVLGNLTLSQTVVRKRTKDEAKRIAEELLKKVGILEKADIYPTKLSGGQQQRVAIARALAMQPKLMLFDEPTSALDPEMIGEVLDVMVRLAREGMTMIVVTHEMGFAREVADRVVFMDEGRILEEASPEHFFKNPVHERAKQFLSQIL
- a CDS encoding ABC transporter substrate-binding protein, with product MNLKKNLLFLIFYLVLSGQVLASEKILAVGICGKKPDMDSILSCKTRAEKILAGTVFNSLFKYSPGSPNSIEAELAESIPKPRMLNSRQYWTVTIKKNVKFHRLSGGQDYELEAEDVAFSLELLAGSDDSRLLSGIEIRKESRYEITLILDKPLSPDFFLPMLTGYNGVYIFSRKIFEGKGMFSGTGPFMVASGIGEDSLYLRVNKSYFKGMPVIDSVRFVFGPDISKMEHSLSEGYLDVLIPADDFSDKIDDKGNDNFKRLYFRNGWLIYLGFNIEAGPFNDKGLRKITAENIDRDAFCSNIDGCESLYGLCPLITTAGLTRDEIIRLGLDYGLSDSSRKALPVNTGEQVVLCVKSREIPDEIIHKLRDILKKMGFNLSADDPEDVITTCRDDACDLKLLSFETTGSIQKLLGILMTENGIDKKYKYLVEASERITSNARQTDLLKHIQIKILADIDILPLVFIREYAVLKKDIDLGYDCTSQPFFIVMEKTRIANSGNQ
- a CDS encoding basic amino acid ABC transporter substrate-binding protein yields the protein MKIFKSFLLFMLAGLIISGSAFSAEQLKITVFTDATWPPMEMVDKNKNIVGFEIDLFNAIAKEAGFIPEYKNTAWDGIFAAMKGNRYPNACALSSITITEERKKTYDFSDPYLNVNQVLVIPKALNVKSMNDMKGKKVGAQISTTGAMELKKAQGVVTKTYDEIGLAFADMAAGRIDGVMCDTPVARDYALHKAEYKEKFKIGLEIPTNEQLGVMIKKGDKKILDLVNKGLKAVKEKGIDKQIEKKWL
- a CDS encoding inorganic phosphate transporter: MPDLPVLLVIIISVALIFDYTNGAHDSANAIASVISTRVLTPKIAVIMTGILNFAGAFLGTHVAETIGKGIIRPELISGCHSLLLAALLGAISWNVITLTIGLPSSSSHALIGGLIGAGIVNSGWKSLEYHSILTKVVIPLFLSPLSGFVAGYLFMLGLAWLTFRVRYKTANKAFQKLQMLAAGWMALSHGMNDAQKTMGIIALALVVFHKIPQLYVPVWVKVACASVIMMGTINGGWKIIKTMGQKIFKMQPVHGFAAQSATAGVIMTASLLGAPVSTTQVISSSVLGVGASKRISAVRWGVAGSIALSWFVTIPAAAVVGALCMFLCRLIGLA
- a CDS encoding bifunctional UDP-sugar hydrolase/5'-nucleotidase; this translates as MNKRYRGITGNVLMRVLLSGLLFGASVFMVFGTAAADPPTHLTIMHTNDLHSHFVGIGPEADYTPLSINDDNTIGGFARIATKVKDIRAGRLLEGTPTLLVDAGDFMMGTAFTLQRGTSELTLMDMLGYDVLTIGNHEFDWTPTETAKIYGLIPSLGLNMKVVASNLIFSDTSPKDDALQALFGIGNVIQPYYIKDVNGLKVGFFGLMGKDAASVAPFASPVDFDVPATAAQAAVTALKAEGARLIVCLSHSGLEEDSALALAVPGIDVIISGHTHERSETPIMSGNTIIVQAGSNGRYLGVLDLDLTQTAPYFSSYELVPINDSIPGDEVIVDATNSLKLEINDILSGVLGYPYTFDGIVAETAYDLICTAGEETNLGNLVADSMRWMVDQVDYDPADPESRKVDLAVESNGVIRDDILKGTTGLISFSDAFRVLPLGFGLEKDINGDPFVGYPMVTFYVTASEIRKALEVITTVYPLKGNNSDYWLNVSGLKFEYNPKLLLFYRVRKIYMGDETNGYDTKPLNTTFTNKKLYKIAINYYVAQFIAVIGDYTYGFLKIVPKDKNGVSYLDKTAHPEGLNEARVDKDPLTPGVQELQQWEGFMRYLESFDDIRGQSYPDVPDLYKGPTGRIKQTNCFISTANL
- a CDS encoding DUF47 family protein — encoded protein: MNISFFPRVLKFFDLFEKQSSLVKEAAVILAEICSDFKEVSAKCQRINQLETEGDKLSRNISTQLSLTFITPLDREDIHAINMGLEDILNMIRAIASRIGLYQFTTAMEPAAADLTGSLQVIVEEIDRMIRNLSSRNEVEEHSRTVHRIKNESELHLLLALGSLYESKPSASEELLHVIMWTQIYDRIEQALEKAEALANIIEGISIKNA
- a CDS encoding amino acid ABC transporter permease, which translates into the protein MAVNPKQQKDQPVQVIEVGDGVAIPVKSDAGLFTAWRVAFFGAIAAFIALIIFKPDPYLSIIRFVPDGILITFQVTVESILLALVIGLFTGLGRISKNRYINGIASLYVEVIRGIPLLVQLFYIYYALAKFVNIPDMLSAVIAMAVCYGAYMGEVFRAGIQAISKGQMEAARSLGMTSTQAMIHVILPQAIRTILPPVGNEFVALLKDSSLVSILAVSDLLRRGREYASETFTYFETYTVIALVYLMITLFFSKLISIMEERVNAGK